A window of Aptenodytes patagonicus chromosome 1, bAptPat1.pri.cur, whole genome shotgun sequence genomic DNA:
GTGACTTGGTCACATCTACACACCACAGAGAAAATTACAACCAGCCCACATGCCAAGAACACCATGAGTGAAGGCAGAAGTTCTGCTACCTGCATAGACCCCAGTATTACAGTATCTATTTGGATATTGGATActttactatttattttcaggaagacTCCTACCCATTTTGAGACCATCAATTAGAATTAAAATACAAGGTGAGGGAGTGTGATTTTAGTCAAAAGAGAGGTAATCCTCTTGCTGAACTTAGCTGGAGGTGCTGCTTTGTCCACTCACTTGACAGTAGTGGTGAGCCTGAGTGGCCGGACTCCAGGGGTAGCAAAGCGCAGGGAATTCATGTAAGCCACATGCTGGATTGCATGGTTGAAGGTTTCCACATCGTCACCCTCCAAGGTGAGCAGGGACTGAGAGGGGTTCACATGAACCTACaggtggaagagaagaaaatactcagGGTTCCTTGGCAAATGCCAAGAGTTCAGGCTAAGAGAGACACAAAGGAGAAAGGTGGGGAGTTCTCTGAGGTGGGAGGGCAGGCAAAGTCCTGGGAAGCAAGGCTGGGGAGGAGAGTGGAGGAGACCCATGCAAGCTGGGCAGATGGGCATACCTTCATCCCTTTGCCCAGACTGTCGAAGTCACTGTAATCAAGCCCCTCACGGCAGGCATACAGGCATTCAATAACCTCCCGGCTCTCCAAGCTACCAGGGCGCACAGTGAAGCCAGCCAAGTAACCATGGAAGTAGTGGTGTATCGACAGAGGATCTCCTGAGGGAAACATGGGAGGTGGAGGGTGTGAGAGACATGGCGAGGAAGAGAGCAAAGACAACAAAAGCAACAGTGTGAGGGACATACAGATGTCAAGGGAGGTAGAGCGAGACAGAAGGGTGCACAGAACatggaaaagcaaagacaagaagAAGACAGGGGATGCTGAAGTAAGGAGATGAcagtttttttaattccagatgGAGGAAAGCGAGAAAAACAGACCAATAGAAAGACTAGGGTAGTGAATGGTGGGTAGCATAGAGAAGTTTCTGCCAAACTGCTGAATGCCAGATGGAAACAATTTCTTGTCCCCTTCTCACACCGCTTCCTGCGAGGGCTTTTAAAAGAAACTCTATGTTCCATAGATAGTTAGGGATGAGGTGACATCTCCCGATGTCTCTAATGGCTATTGTGTTCTTCAGAGACCAACTTTAATGATCAGGCATGAGGACTCTTTCTCCACATGAAAAGCATACTCCATCTCTCAAAGCAGGCTGTAGTCCTCCTATCAGCCTTTTCATGCTCCACAGATATCAAGAACCAATCTGCCAAATAAGGGGTTTCCTCCCAGGAAGGTGGGAGGTGGCAGGACAGGACTGGGGGAGCCGTATGAGGAAGGTACCATGCAAGAACTGATAGTCATGCATGGTGAAGAGGGGAAGAGAaccatcttctttcttttccctaccTTGTACAGTATCAGTGGAGTTCTCGTTTCCTTtgattttctctttgtttttctcctctgcaaaaGGAGAACATTCAGACAAGTAGTAAGGCATTGGAAGAGGGTAGTTACAGGGTCAGGCAAGTATCCATACAAGTCCCTGTATTGGCCAGGCCAAAAGAACAGCTCTGGAGTCATGTGCCAAGCAGTGCACCCTTCAAGCCTAGAGACAGCACATCACAGATGAAAGAGGGCAGAGTCCCTCTCATGAAGGGGATGGTGAGACTGTAGGATGAGTAACTGATACAAGGGAGAAagtataggggtttttttctcctttcccaatGATACCTATTTTGGGAATTGATTCCCATTTATGGAACATGGTCCTAGCCATGTTCACAACAAGCCATGTTCTCAACATCCCTTTGAAACTCAGATGGTTCCAGGAGGGTGTCCCAAGCTGACTAGTATTTGTTGGTTGCAAAAGGCCAATCGAGAGCACAGAGCTGTGGGAAGACCCCTGACCTGGGAGAAGCAATACTACAGTAAAGATTTGATCTTGCTAGAAATTTCTGCTGGAGCGAAGGCAAGCAGCAGGCAAATTCCTTTAGTTCTGTCCTGCTTCAGTCTTGCAGGAGAACTGAGAGACCTGGGAAATGCAGCCTTACATCTCCACAGAACGGGTTTTAATCTGGTAGTGGCTTAACTATGTTCCTAACCTGATCTTTGTCCTCCAACCCAATTCCTCTACAGAATGGTTTGTGACTTCTTCATATAGACCCTCAAGACGCAGAAATCCCCATCAATACAACCAGCAGCACAAATAGTACTGCCTGCTCTCTGGTGAAAAGCTTTGATAGGAAAGCCAACGCCTGAATGAGGTATAGAGTTTCGAGTCTCCTCTGCCTGAAAGCTGGTTATCCATCGCATATTCTACTGCTGTTGTCCATGAAGCTGCCAATGACATAAGGAATGAAGGAGACACATTGGCTTTGGTGCCAAGGATGCAAGATGGCTGCAACTTGGTTTGCATCATTTAGTATTGGGTGGTGTTTCTTTCACCTCTTCTGTCTCTCCCTCCACTCCCTTGTTTCCCATATGGGAAGAGCGTGGTTCAAGGAGCGGGCACTCACCGGTCCAGCAGGCTCCAATCATGAGCAAGGGTTCCTGCCGTGGTGGGTGAATGAGGCCATTGTCGTGGATGAGGGCAGGGTCATAAGAGACGCCATCCACGTAGAGCGTGACAGTAGGGAACTCCAGGTTGAGGGCATAATGGTGCCATTCATCATCGCAGACCTACAGCAGACAGCAGGGGAAGGGATCAGCAAAGGGCAGAAGGAGAAGGGACATGGGGAAGAGGCAAACGCTTCCTCACCTGCTCAAGCTTCCAGAGGAATTTCACAGGCCTTGCACTTTCCAGCAATGGCCAGTAGAGGAAAGCAATCCGGCAGCCATGCACAGCCAGGGAGTAATGTGAGTAGCCATCCTCTGCCAGGGACAAGCACAGGGAGTTACGTATCACACCTCAGAGCACTCTCACTAGCCAGAGCCCAGAAGCACACGCTAGCCTGCACAACTGGCACTCAACACCGTGTGCTCACAGCAGGCTTGACTGCTCCCTGAAAAAGTGACACCTGAAGAAGCTGTGTTCCTAAAGGAGGGACCCCTGCCCAGGTCCCGCTCTGGAACACAAGAGATTTCCCCCTACAGGGACGATCCCTTCTGACAAGTTACAGGCAGTGGGCAGAAGTGTCACAACCCCAGGAAAAGCGTCTCACCGCTCTGCACTGTACTGCAGATCACCGTCTCCTCTTCCCGCCTGCCTTTGCCAGGCACCACGGCATGCTTCATCCATACAGACAAGGTGAAGTGGTCACTCAGCCCCTCATGGGCATTTGGCCCATTCACCACAGGCACCTGAGCAGCCTGGCTGCCATTGAACCAGTAGATGAGGCTGCTGTCCTGGCTGTAGTGCACCGAAAGCCGCGCGGTCCAGTTCGCCGTGGGGCTAGGCACCGGCAGCAAGTCAATCTCTCCTGAAGCAGCACCTACCAAGAACGGAAGGAGTCAGGAATGTCAGCATGGGAGAATAAGGAGCCTGAGAACTGGGGAACTGATGAAGAGGGTGCTAGAGGGCTCGTCGTAACGTCCCAGagcacagggagaggaggaatTGCCTATAGGCCTTCTCCTATCTGGAGAAGGATGGTGACTTTTCCGTCTGTGCTGAGGGGAGTCCCACAGACTCTGCGTACTGGGGCAATGCACAGAAACCTCTGGCTTCCCAGCAAGGAAAACATGGGGAGCCCCTTGTAAATACGGGCAGGGTGCCCACTGCCCCTCAACGCAGCACCGTGAGCTAGGTgttctcccagccctgctgaccACAGCAGATGTGAGGAATGTGTCCCCCGGCATCTCTGCTGTGTGAGGCACAGAGCTACCACTGTGAACCCCTCCAGGGGAAGGAGCAGTGTGCTGTGCCACAGTTGCCCTCGGCCCAGGAAAGAATCAATTCACCACAGAGTTTGCGTAGTGACTTCTCGGAGTAGTTATCCCGGTCACAGCCCTTGGCCACATGGTTTGTCTGCAGCTCCACCGTGGCCTGGATGTTCCACAGGGGCTCGTCGCAGGTCTCCAGGTGAATGCTGGGGAAGAGCGCGAGGCTGCCTGCACCCGGGGTGTACTCAATCCTCTTGTTCCAGCCTAATGAAGAAGAGTGGAAGAGAGGGATTAGGTCCTGCCAAGGACCCAAGGCCAGAACATTTGGCACACACACAAGTGGCATCTATGGACTAGCCCAGAAACAGAGATTTTTGGCCCTTTCCACGTTGAAAAGACAACTTTATGCAGCTGGCATCAGTGTAAGGGAAGATTTCCTAGAAGCACAGAGTCCAAATTCTCATCTTCTACAGCTAGTACCAGTGTAGCATCACTCCTTGGATTGTTAACCTCTCTTATCAGGCAGAGCAGATATTTAGCTGTGTTGATTTCCCCTTAATTCTATGGACTAAGGTGAACCTGTAGGCATACAGCACCTCTGGAAAAGTCAAATATCCTCCAAATGAGCAGCCCCAAAAACAATCTACACTGCATACAGTCTATGAGCTTTATCAAATACATAATAGTTCACAGTAATGCAAGGAATGATTTTCCAATTTTAGAATTGCCTTTCAGTGGCTTTGCAACAGACTTAGATGTCTGCTGCATCCCCTTAGATGGGGCTGATGGGTTGATGCCAGAACTGAACCATATATATGGGCATAAaaatttatatgtgtatatacaaatatttgcAATGAGTAGGACTGAGTAGTAGTTCagcaaaagcaaagggaagacATAACTGTGTTTGGAGGTTTCATACCCTGCCAGCTGGGCTTGCAGGTGGGTTTCACCTGGATTTCCACTTCAGCATCATCAGAAGCCCGCTTCTTTCCACAGTCATAGGCTGTCACTGTGAATTTGTAGAGACGATCTCCACTGTACTGCAGCTTCTCCGTGTTCTCGATGTTCCCTGGTTAGCAAAACAAAGAGATCAAGGGAGAGGAAAGACAGTCTCTTCAAAGATGGTCCTTCTAGAAATCACTCTTATTTTTGATCAActacaaaaacaaccaaaaagggGTTCAGTCCCCCTCCCCAGTACCACTCTGTAACAAGGTATAGCATCCCACAAAATGGCTGCTGCGTCTCTGCACCAGGAGAGAGAGATCAGCAGCGCTATAAAATTCACAtagcacagctctgccagcaaatGGGACTGGCAGAGAGGGAGCAAAGCAGGAAAGGGGGAGTGACGTGCTCATGGTAGGTGCAGATTCTTACCATCATTGTCAATCAGAAAGGGAATATTGGGGGTCAGGATCTCATAGTAGCAGATCTGGCTGTACTGTGGCGAGCAGTCTCCATCAATGGCCTCCACACGCAAGATGCGGTCATACAGCTTTCCCTCAGTCACTGCCACACGATACAACTTTTCCACAAAGACAGGAGCAAACTCATTCACATCATTTACTCGAACGTGCACTGTGGCCCTGATGCAGAGAGACATCAGTAAGAACTGATCGGCTGATTAGGAGCCATACACCACCTAAATTTCAGTGTAAGTCAGTTCCCTAAAGTGCGCCAGTCTGATCTCCAGCCGTCAAAAGCAACAACAAGGAAAGAGGCCTCGGTTTCAGTGCAGCAATGTTGGCATGCAGGAGCTTGGACAATGGTTTCCCACCCcagagaaagagcaaaaggaatgaTAATGTAATCTGGACCTCCTGCCTATATGCAGCAACATAAAACACCACCCTTAGACACAACTGTCAAGCAGCCCTCATTTCTAGTGTGTTCACTCATGTGACTCAGTCAGTGAACACTTCTCTTTGGGTCTTATTAACATGTTGAGTTATAGCATCAAGGCTAGAGAAAAATACTTCTGGCTAAAGGAAGCATTCCCACAGcaattttcatctgtgtttctgtgacAGATCGCATTTTGTAACATGCAGCAATGACTGCATGTACTTACTTGTGTGATTTCTTGGTATTTGCTCCATCAGGTCCCTCTCCACAGTCATAAGCCTGGATGGTGAATGTGTGCTCCTTATGTGCTTCACAATCCACTGGTTCCTTGGCCCGGATCAGCCCCTCACCTGTAGCTTTGTCCAGGATCACAGCTTCAAAAGGTACACCCGCCCCATGGATCCTGAAGCCACAGATTTCACCTGGTACCcacaaaggcagagaggaaggggagaaagaaaaggactgaggagAGCGCATTATGCCCCCTTGCTTCCCTCTcccatattttcttcctttctaacttacactctcccttctccctcatttctcctttctctctcatcTTGAGCATTTTTTGGTTCCCTAAGAGTTCCTCCTGCCATCTCTTACAGCCATTAATGATGTAGATTGCCCTCTTCTGGAGACTATTCCCACAGCAAGGAGTCTTGACCAGCATCAAGAAAGATTAGAGGTTACAAGGCTCAAGCTAGATTTATTAGTGCTACACAGCCACAGTACTGAGGGAGCACCTTATTTCTCCTCTGCATCCCTCAGGGAGGCAAAACAGGTCATATATTGCAGATAGACAGCCAAAGCAGGAAGATCCATGATGTCTCATCCACCCACACACGCAGGATGTACACAGTACCGCAGGGAACTGCAGATAGGGTCACCTAAATCCTAAAGTTCAGCTCACAGGGACCACTTTTCCTCTCCCAAAGCTAAGGGAGGATGCATGAGGAAGCTCCAGGCACGGCCTAAGCAAGCACCAGGAATACAACCCTTGTAAAGCCTCGCCTGTAGTTTCAGGGATTTGTGCTTACTGTGAGGGGATGTAGCACTGCCAGCGAAGTGTGCCCTACCAGCTTTCTCCAGTGCTCACAGACACAGAGCTGTGCATGTGATCTTTGGAAATAGCAGAACTGCGTCAAAAAGTAGCTGGCTCCACCCTCAATTTCTCTCCCTAAGGGAAACAGCTCACAGCATCCTAAATCAAGCTGTGCCCAAATTGCCTCCAGACTTCACTGGGGACCTCCTCTGGAACACGGTTCGGAGGTGATCATTTCCTGGAGAGAGCTAGAATCCAGCACAGGGATGAATGTCACCCTGTCTCTGCCTCTTCATAAgtctctccctgcctcccacccctcccAGAGCTGCTACCCACCTACCTGCATAGCGCAGTGGAGCATCTTTGTCCAGTGCAAACAGCGGTGGGTTGAGCAGGACTGTGTTGTCATTCTCCATGATGATGCCCTGATACTCAGCTTCAATCCAGGGTTTGTGCTTGTTTGCTGAGGTGGATTTGGGGTAAGGGATGGAGGACAGGAATGTGTTAACCGCCAATGACAGACTCAGTAGGAAAAGAGCAGAATATCATCCAGTGGCAGGTAACAACCACCCCTCCCCACCTTCTTCTCTGGAAATAAAGAAGTCTAAAATAGGCTGGGAGGAAGAAGCGATCTTTCTTTAGTTCCACTCTACATGGCTCTTGGGAGACCTCATCAGAAACAATGTGTTCCTTCTGGCCTCCTCATTACTATCTTATTAGAAATATGTGGAGAGGCATCTGGGCGCCCAGGAAAGC
This region includes:
- the CLSTN3 gene encoding LOW QUALITY PROTEIN: calsyntenin-3 (The sequence of the model RefSeq protein was modified relative to this genomic sequence to represent the inferred CDS: deleted 2 bases in 1 codon), giving the protein MLQWRGGAGRGAERGSRRCRAVPASRRRRRRRRSEGVGRAGPGGRAGPGRARRCPVAPGGLGPAAAMGDPRPRAAVLLPLLCLCAALPGGACNKANKHKPWIEAEYQGIIMENDNTVLLNPPLFALDKDAPLRYAGEICGFRIHGAGVPFEAVILDKATGEGLIRAKEPVDCEAHKEHTFTIQAYDCGEGPDGANTKKSHKATVHVRVNDVNEFAPVFVEKLYRVAVTEGKLYDRILRVEAIDGDCSPQYSQICYYEILTPNIPFLIDNDGNIENTEKLQYSGDRLYKFTVTAYDCGKKRASDDAEVEIQVKPTCKPSWQGWNKRIEYTPGAGSLALFPSIHLETCDEPLWNIQATVELQTNHVAKGCDRDNYSEKSLRKLCGAASGEIDLLPVPSPTANWTARLSVHYSQDSSLIYWFNGSQAAQVPVVNGPNAHEGLSDHFTLSVWMKHAVVPGKGRREEETVICSTVQSEDGYSHYSLAVHGCRIAFLYWPLLESARPVKFLWKLEQVCDDEWHHYALNLEFPTVTLYVDGVSYDPALIHDNGLIHPPRQEPLLMIGACWTEEKNKEKIKGNENSTDTVQGDPLSIHHYFHGYLAGFTVRPGSLESREVIECLYACREGLDYSDFDSLGKGMKVHVNPSQSLLTLEGDDVETFNHAIQHVAYMNSLRFATPGVRPLRLTTTVKCFSEESCVSIPDVEGYVVVLQPDAPQILLSGNARFAHPTSDFEGPDGVPLFPNLQITCSISHQVEAKKDENWHGTVTDTRMSDEIVHNLDGCEISLVGDDLDPEREYLLLDGALLQQRGLELVNTSAYLTITGVESIAVYEEILRQVSYHINHGAALYERKFHLSCTEMNGRYSSNEFTVEVNVLHNMNRAAHPNHILSSQQFMHRGHHLPPELSGHSLASIHNNPMVPSAATVIIVVCVGFLALMVILGILRIHSLHRRGVGQEVPGAAEGGHTSTGGKESDMFWDDSALTIIVNPMESYQSCQERAAESGEGRASEGIDDDDSTDSETPDSPDSNDVDDRHIIGKSDVSHRY